In Silene latifolia isolate original U9 population chromosome 3, ASM4854445v1, whole genome shotgun sequence, a single window of DNA contains:
- the LOC141649134 gene encoding uncharacterized protein LOC141649134, with the protein MERVEAANKTVATILRKMSDNYKEWPEKIPFALWGYRTSIRTATGATPYYLVYGMEAVQPVELEVHSLRILLESQVLEADWVQARYDSLVLLDEHRLNALYHVQLYQKRIERAFNKKVKPRGINEGDLVLKSVRALLPVDP; encoded by the coding sequence ATGGAGCGCGTGGAGGCCGCTAACAAAACGGTGGCTACTATATTGAGAAAGATGTCTGACAATTACAAGGAGTGGCCGGAGAAGATACCCTTCGCGTTGTGGGGATATAGAACATCCATCAGAACAGCCACAGGGGCAACCCCGTACTATCTAGTTTACGGGATGGAAGCAGTACAACCAGTCGAACTGGAAGTACACTCCCTGCGCATCTTGCTCGAAAGCCAGGTCCTGGAAGCGGATTGGGTCCAAGCAAGATATGATTCGTTGGTGTTACTTGATGAGCATCGTTTGAATGCGTTGTATCATGTTcagctctatcagaaaaggatagagcgggcttttaacaagaaggtgaagcCCAGGGGAATTAATGAAggcgatttagttctcaaatcagtaAGGGCTCTATTACCAGTCGATCCATGA